GTTAAGTGTCTTTGCGTCTAGAGACTTCACCTGTCTTGGATTTGGATTTGGGCGTCATCCCCTCCTCctaatttttatatacaaaagaaaaagaattgagCTAAGATTGAACCTTGTAGTATGTTTTGGTGGGTTTCTATTTTTGAATGGTTGATTTTCTGGTTCCATTGATTCTCTTACTGAAATTAATCCATCATTTTTTCTTGGTTACTTGAATTTACAGGCTATAAATGATAATGACATCCACAGTGTTGTTCTGTCATATCTCATACACAATTGCTACAAAGAATCGGTAGAATCATTCATTACTAGCACTGGGACAAAGCAGCCTGCAGATTATTTGGAGGACATGGACAAAAGGAAAAGTAGGTTTATGGTTATTTTTTGGTACACAAAATTCcttcaagatttttttttgggtGTTTTCTGGTTATACTTTATTTGCTTGCTTATCCTAGAATTTTGTGTGTACACTAAGTGTTCATTCATAACAACttttaagaaattttcaaaTCTAAATGCACGTTGTCAACCCCAACACGAGGGATGCTGAACTGTTGTTCGCTTTAATACTACTTAAAACATCTGTGATTCTTATTCTTTAGACGACTTTTGACTTCTGTCTTGAAATACATTTGAATTTTGATTAGACCTTTTTTGTTTATGGTGTCAGTTCCTGAAACTTGGAGTGAATCTGGTTTTGGTTCCTTAAATTTAAAAGAGTGAATCTGGTTCATTTTAATCActcaaatttagaaaaaaagtggttttagtccctaaacaCTAAATTAGAGGAACTAAAAACAACCTTAAACAAACATTTTATGTCTTTCAAATTTAGTATTTAGgcataaaactatatttttgaaaattttgaggGGCTAAAAGAACTTTTGTAAGTTTGGAGGATTACAATGAGATTTGTCCTAAattttagagactaaaaacatatttaagtctACTTTCTTTCTTGCAGATCTTTTTTACTATGTAAAGACATCTCTATTGAGCTTCGATTGACattttaagatatattactGTGCCACAAACTGTGCTGGGAAATTCTCCACACACTTACGAAGATAATTAGGCTTTTTATTggatcttattattattaatgaaaacacTTCatgataaatttcattttttctttagGAATCTTTCACTTTGCACTAGAGGGAAATGCACTCAAGGCCATTGAGCTTACTGAGCAGCTAGCACAGGATATTTTAGAGAAGAATAAGGATTTGCAGTTTGATCTACTAAGCCTTCATTTTGTTGAGCTTGTGTGCTCCAGGAAATGGTaagcataatttaattttgtctcTCAAAGAACCTGTAGACTTCctactttcatatattttcattttattggCAGCACAGAAGCTTTGGAGTTTGCTCAGACCAAGCTGGGCCCTTTTGGAAAGGAGCCCAAATATATGGAAAAACTTGAAGTATGTCTGGATTTCACATAGCTTTTTTGTGATGTATGTGTGTGACCGTGTGTGCTTAAGATTGAATTTTTGTTATGGTACCGGCAGGATTTTATGGCCCTTCTTGCTTATAAGGAGCCAGAGAAATCCCCAATGTTTCATCTCCTTAGCTTAGAGTATCGGCAGCAGGTTGCAGATAGTTTGAATCGGGCTATTCTTGGTTGGTTAACTTGTTATCTGCAtctttctttaatatattttgttgcaAATCATGGTGCTTTTTCTTATCCAtgtttaatgtgattttttctGTGATGGTTGGGTAATTGGCAGCACACTTGAATCTTCCCAGATACACAGCAATGGAGAGGCTAATACAGCAGGCTACAGTTGTTAGACAATGCTTAAGTCAAGAAGCGGGCAAGGTAATGGGTGTTGCTTATGAAATTTAAGAATTGATGCAAAGTTCTGTCTAACCTGCAAAATCTTGGATTGCTCATCTCTTCTTGGACCAGTAAAAGGAGATGTAGCCAGCTACTATAGTATGCAATATTGGTGTTCGAGCTGATTCTTTCATTATCATTGCAGGATGGGCCTCCACCATTTTCCTTAAAGGATTTTCTCAAAAGTTGATGGATAGACGATTGGGAAATGAAGCCGTTCTTGTCACATATCGGATTGGTTAATGGTTTTATCATAGGTGTAAAGTTTTTTAATACCTTTTCATCTATAAATTATTTGCTGCTAAGATCTTTTTGGTCTTGCTGCAATTTTGTGAAGCATGAGTAATCCATTATTAGCTATGGGAAAAAAATGCAATTGGAACCGGATTGAGATGATTCTTCCTGTCTGTGGCAGTTAGATGGTCTCGTTTAGGGCCAAATTTCAACTGCCATAGTTTCTActaatttaagttattttctATCCATTACAAGTTTGAACAGACAAAACTAATTATCAGAGTTCCTTTAGATGATTTTTAATCCATTAAGGTTTATCTGaagtttgtgtgtgtgtgtatatatatatattcttttaatatttgatgtAAAATGAGTAGGCTTCTTTTGGTTacatgtatttgaatatgagAAGGAAGATGGAAGACTAATAGTCTGACTTTGATATACTCTCTCCAGGTTTGTAGAATCAACATTTTGGGATtggtatatattaaaatgttgagtGTGTACGAAAAGGTTTGTGTCTGGATTAAATTTCTATGTGGAGTTAttgtatgattttataattttattttagttaacaaTCTCATTATTTTGGTGTGAGAGACTATCAATATTTCTTTAATGATGCACAATGATCCTTTAAGTGATATTATTTCGCTCAACTTCTCTTGCGTTAaataatttgattcaataatgTAATGTTGATGATTAAATCTCGTGCCCATACACAATTTTTCCTCAAAACACAATAGTCTTTTCTTCCCTCAcccatataattttttaaaggacttttattttttgtaaacgTGGCTTTTCCGTTTTGAgagttttttaaaacattttttctggaataggatttaaaaaaaaaaattggatcaaatttttttctatacatCAAATGTATTCTAAcgagttattttttttatctgttttgagAGTTTTTTAAAACAAGTTTTCTGGAATAGggtttttagaaaaatatttttggtacaaactttttgttaaatataaaatgtattttatcgAGGTTTTTTAGGACAGTATTTCGAAAATAAACTTTCAAGAGATTATTCgaacaatattttcaaaataaacttttaagaACATATGATACCTTCAAAACGAGTTCTCCAAcgaatttttgaaaacttaatttctaaaataaaatttaaaaaacacaaATGATAGTTttcaaaatgagttttttttttaatatctcgTAGAATGTAGTGGATAGATGGAAGCAACAGTGGTGGTAGCAATGGTGGTGTGATGTAGTGAGAAAggatattttagtctttttcgTATTAGTTTGGACTGCAGTTAGTAATAGTTAGGTTGCAAGCCGTCACCATTTATGTAAAGTTGGAGGCCCAGGAAAGCAATCTTAAGGGCTTTGCCCACTGTTTCTAGCCCGTCGTTTAAGCCATTAGTTTGATTATGAATAGTGAGTATCATTAATTTTGGTATCCCAATTGCATTATTAACACCACCTTGCACATTCTTATGTCAGATCTAGTTCTTCTAAAGTGCAATGGTagcaaattttttattaaaaaaatatatttctatacatttagtattttaattcaTCAATGAACTATTATGTAAGTACGTGTACTTTTGATCATTATTTTTGTGGGCTTAATTAAAAGTGCAtgtaattttatgaaaaattgataCGCAAGCCAAATTTATCATACAtcacttttttttccatttgtGTCGTtgatatataatttcttttttttcttcttgattCTGAATATTTTATTCTCACTTCAGAAGGactatatttattgtattcaTACTGAAGAGACGTTTTCAGAAGAACTCGAAAACTTTTGCATTAAACTCGAATCTTAAACGTTGTGCTCCCCAGCTGTAGGGGATCCTTATCCTATATTATTTGACGGTGCCAATATAATAATATTCGGAAAATATAATGTACGATAATCTACTTCCAGGTTTATTAATATGACAACGATGTTTGAGAGTCATTTGCATTAGACATAGAAACAAATATGAGAATTTTGAGGTAGGTGTGTTAGAAAACGAGAAATAAAGTAAACgtaaaaattacttaatttgagaaaagtaaaaataaatcgattatcaataagagtattgttttactttaattttttaattgctcagcacttaattttatttttaacaatattttatctttattttattttattccttacTCCTGACTGTAACACTAATGATTGTGATAGTCTCAATGATACTAACATTCTTCTAAAATAATCACTTCgtaaaattaaaactttgttACTACCATTATTACTATTTGTAGATGTTGGGTTTATTGCTTGGTGTGTGTGACCCTCAATAATTATAATCGAGATAAATGATGATTTCAATAACTGTatttagtcttttaattttattttttgtttcagaaGTCAACtcgaataaatatatatattataactgtgacgtcaaaaaaatataatactataCTTTTGAAActttagattttcaaaaaatatttataaagtaacACTACCTTCACACATGGAGACATTTAAACTCATAATAAGTAAGACGAGTTATAAGCTCTAAATTATGTTAGATTTCAGTTCAAAATTAATCGATATTAAATACAATTGCTCAATAGATATATAAAGTGTGAAAGAGTAATACTCTAAAAAccaattaatttctttatattttctcttattaAAGTGTGAAAGTTATTTTGGGTTTCacagtttccttttttttttcatttcttccaaATCAAATGAATGAAGTTTCGTacagtcttttttttttcacattatttCTCACATATTAGAATGTTATCACTAAATGAAATTTGTATATTAATGCAAttgtgggtattttttttttatacttttaatttttgtcaaCTTGAAGGAGTTTTCTGAAATAATTTGTGCTGGCATTTTTCTAACATCTCATACATAGAAAGAAAATCATTGAGACATTAAATTACATTTCACTAATTTGGTATCTTAACAAGATTAAATAACATGTTTATGTATTGAAATTAGTAACATAACCCGCTGAGCATGACTGATAATATTTTGCAAcattttttcttacattttctTATGTTCATGTATATATACATTTCATGATATTGAGCCCAAATTTTATTacgatgttttttttttttgaatttgttgaaacATCACAATTTGCTCCAAGAATATTAGGTAGCCATAACAAAACCTCTATCATTTACATACCTAAGGACAAAACATAGTTTAATTGGGAGAAATTTATCTAAGACCTTCAGTATAATTACTTTGTTTCTTAACATCAAAACTAAGAGGCCTATACTAATATTTGTTTAACAATTgccaataaatataataatttttgaaCTTATATTAATGCATGAAAAAACAGTATAACTAACCTCAAACATGTAGATACATAATGcttaagataaaaatgaagttataatcaactagttattaaattatatataattgatttgttTTCCAAAGTAACTATACTAttgtaattttgattttattaaattttacaaatttaaaacatgggaattttttaatttaagaaatcctaaatatattaaattcaagCAGTACTAACAGGTTAAAATCAATAAAGAAAATTGACATTtacaacttatttaaaaaatcacttcAACAAAAATCACATTATATTACAATAAATGAAAAGGGTATATTTCAGACTAATTACactaatatttagatttattaaatGCTTATCATTTATATGTACTTGTTAACTTTAAAAATCAGTCATTTTGCATCTTAAAACTAAGATACACGTATATTAAGTATAAGATAAATGCttatagaaaaagttaaaaaaaaatgcttagTTTTATTTAGAATACTAATGGAAAGATAAACTTTTTTCCTAATAACTTATATAAGATAAACActaatataaatgaataatacaatgtttgattttataaaagaaacaaatttcATGATAACTCTTTCTGCAAAATCAGAGTGGTccccaaaataaataaataaaaaaaactcacaaaaataaaaaaaatatttattctatttttaataaagggAAGATTATCCTGATCTGAGCACACctgagatattttattttcactctAATAAGGACAAATGATCAGAAAAAtcgtaattaaaataatgaggtGTTTTGGTCACGTGTCTAAATGCACAGTACGCATGTCTTTCTAGAAATAAACTGAGATGCAACAGCTTCTACGTGTTTAAAGAAATGCACGTCACTTCAAGTGTTTCATATGTGTGTCGAAACACAAACGAATCACGTGTTTAGACCACCCTTCGCCTACGTGGCACTCGCTGCCCGTCTCAGAGATCACTCAAAGCGaggcatttttatttttatttttattttttttaataaaatggtCCGTTTTTATCTATACACAGCGTGTAGCAGATGCATTTCAGAAACATTTTTgaagatttaatttaattcttaaatataaaaaatatagcatagaaaattatttaatttttataattcagTATCAATTACATAACCAAATTTCATATTGGACCGATGTTTAATTATCACGACACtatttttagatattaaaaaatggaATACAAATTGGTTTTCTCTGAAACCAATTTCACACCTCGAGGTATCAGAacgatttttatttatttatttttaatttttgcttCATTTGACATTGACATTATTAATGGTGTGAGTATTTTCGCTGTAGTGATAGTGAATCGATGTTGCCAAACTGCTTCGCGAGTTGGACGTGTCGAGTGTAGACAAAGCCTTGAAATATTGCGTCATGATGTGTGAGAATTCCAACCTaggaaataatatttattaattctgGACCAACTTATGTCCTTTTATTATtctaatactaaaaataaaaataaaaataaatgtttttgtttGCTGTAAAATGCTGAAGGTCTTGGCTCAACCCATACTACATTATGGTGTCAGAAGAGGTTCATCTTAATCAATCTCTTTGTGCTTTCTCCTTTTCTTAAAATGTACTAACATTGCATATGTAAATCACAAAAATTAcgaagaaaattaattaattaattcctATGCAGTTGGTTGAATAAAGTGTGATGATTACAATCTTtctaaagtttttaattttttatgaataaaaaataaagtgtataaGATTGCTTTGACAACAAATATACTGCGAAGTAGTTGCTTCttgccttttctttttctttttataacgGCTGCACTCAGTGAAGTCTTCACTGCAAAGTCAACTGTAATTCTTTATTGAAAATGGTTACAGCTATACTTTTGGGGTaccttaaacaaaattttcaataaaactaataacaaaaacaaaaaatatgaacTGAATCAATTTTCATAAGTAAGAGGTAATTTGAGTCAACCTTTTCATCAACACTTTTAAgagcaacaaataaaaaaaataggtaaatttcttcataaataATGATGAACTAAACATACATTAACTTcgataaattaattatatataaactaatttaatttataaataaatcaatttatttatttttagtttttcttctaaaaacGTTACTTTTAAGTGTCTACTATTTAAACAAATTGTGTTGTTTAACTTTCTAAAGTTGTGAACAATTTGATTCTAACTTGTGATGTAAATTTGATTTATCGTTATCTAGTGCAAAAGATTAACCCAAATACATTATCTTATAAACTATACTTCTCTCATTTTGGGGTTATTGCATTAGATAATATATGTTAGTAATATTAGTTGCAGTTACCGAGTATCCTGTGCAATTAAGTGGCCTTACATATATATCAATAAGATTTGATTACAATTGATTGAAGAGCAGGGATAGAAATGGTCCAAAGTTTCTAATCATCAGAAACTTTCCACCTCACTCTGTCTCTTAGAGATGAGAAAAAAACGGTGGAAACAATGATGTTATGAAAATGAAGTTCAAAAACTTGTGCAATATAAAGAATATCCTTCTAGATTGTTACATCTTGGTCAACCAGGGGGAATAGTTAAAATGTTGATGACTTTGATCTAGAGAACCTGTAACAATGAACAGACCTCTGACTTTGTTTTGTTCTAAAAGTTTTGAATATTGCAGACACTTTGGAATAGTTTATCTGTTTTTCTTCtgaccttgttgtaaaaacttaACACTAAGAACTATAACATATTTCAGAACCAAAGTTCTTTATGCTAGAGAAAATTGGAACTTAAGAGATGTAAAACACTTGTATGATATAGAACTGAATTGCTAGTCTCAACCACCTAGGCCTGCTTGTTGAATTTCTTTTACGGTAATAAGTTGGTGATTGAATTTAAACTGAGGAACAGTGaagtgtgaaaaaaataatgagatgCATATGTGAGTCTCGAAACCCGCAATTGATGAAGAAGTAAACATTAAAGACTGCTTATCTCTTGGTTTGTGTTACTCCTTATCTAGTCCCTTCGATCCACCGCTAAGTTTGCTGTTAATGCTGTGGGGAAAAATATATTCCATAATATAACGGTCCTCTTTTGTGATGACAACCAACAAGTAATTGCGTTGTTCTATACTACATTTGCTATATTTACAGTTATGATGGAGTGTCACCAAACGACAAAAAAGGAAAATGCACTAGGTAGTGTAGGAGTATGAagatgtaaaattataattaaggatGTGAAATGTCGACCAATTTCTGTAAACTCTTATCCGTGTCTCATTTGCTATGTGTGGTGTCACAGTCCATTGGATCTCTTTCACTGTTCACTGATTTCCAAGCCCTTTCCATAGCATGAAAGACGAACACCTGGGATTGTTTTGGTTACACGTCTGAATGCATCGTTGCTAATTTTCATGTGCGCAGTTTTGGAACCCCCGCAAGCACTTATCTTCAACCGTTTCGTTTCAATATGACACCGATCCCACACAATGGTAAATGACTTATCCGAATCCGAATTATCTATATACAGTCCATAAATCCCATTATCCATGCAACCGCATCCTCTCACCCAcaactttaattttcttttacctttgctctatttctttattgtttttttattctccGTCCATCTTATCCATCAGAAAAATTCCTtcacagataaaaaaaatactaaaagaaagtgtaaattaagtaataatcttaatttatttGGTGGTGTTTGCCACATGATCTTGAGATTGCAGTATGCCAGTAAAAGGGAAGGCCAAGTGTGAATAAGAGAAATCAACGTTGAGGCTCGTCGTGGACACGGTCTGTGTAGCTCACATTGCCAAGTTTCGTCTTGGGCCCACTTTGGGGCCACGTTTCATGAACTTGTAATCCCTTTTACACAGTATTTACTCCCTTGTTAGTATAAATAGGCTCATCAACCTCACTCCATCTTCAAGTCCTTGAGCTTATCTCTACTTTTGTGTCTCCCTCATCATCTCAATCCTACAAAGCCTAGCATGTCCACAATGCTAAAATCAGGCATGAAAATTGAGGAGAAAAAACTGAAGAAAACAGCACAGGCCAGCTCCAGAAAAGGGTGTATGAGAGGTAAAGGAGGTCCCGAGAATGCCAGTTGCACCTTCAAAGGTGTGAGACAGAGAACCTGGGGGAAATGGGTTGCTGAAATCCGTGAACCCAATCGTGGTGCTAGACTCTGGCTAGGGACATTTGAAACCTCTCAGGACGCTGCTTTGGCTTATGATGCTGCAGCACGTAAGCTTTACGGCCCTGATGCCAAACTCAATTTACCAGACCATCCTGTGCCCCCAGTGTCTcactttccaccaccaccacctcctgTTATCAACACTCCAACTCCTGATATGGAGAATCTGCAACAGCCTCTGATGCAAAACAACCTAGACATTCCAACTTGttctaatttcaatttcaatcctGCAGTTTCCATGGCTTCTCACGAAGTTGGACTCACTCCAATTTACACCAGTGATTGCATCGTGTCTCTTCCCTTGGACACCAATCCTAAGCCAATTGCAACCTACACAAAGCCTGAGGGGATTGAGGGAGAGTTTTCTCCATCTTGGGAGACAATGACCGAGACTTTACCTGTTTTTGATGATTCTATCTGGGCCGAAGCTGCTATGTCTCTAGATCTTCCTCTAATTGCAGCAGAGAATGCGATTTACACACCGGAGAACAACAATTTGGCGGCCGATGTGGATATGTGGGACCCTCAAACTCCATGGTGCATGTAATACCATCCCTTTGAGTCACATCTCATAAGGGCAAGGACAAGTAGCTACTATACCTTATAGTAGCTGCGATCTGgtcttttctatatatatacagTGTATAGAGGGGTAAAGAAATATATGTTACCACTGGTTTGGTAGcaagatataatatatatatatatatatactactactactactactattatatatattgtgtatGTGTCTTTTAAGTTACTACATATATGTATGTGAATATTACTTAAAGTGTTAGGGATGGTGACCTTGCCCTTTCGTCCTCTATAATCCCTATGTGGTGTCCTCTTGTGCCCTAGTACCAAATATGGTTTGATCTCAAATAATGTGTTTCGTTATGTCCTATTTTGTGTCCTATGTTTTCAATATCAATAAGTTAGGTTTTATCAAGTTGTTTTGTGCCCTCTCGTCCTGGTATTAATAAGTTGTTTAGGTTTTGTGCCCTATCGACCTGGTATTAATAAGTTGTTTAGGTTTTGTGCCCTATCCGGGGCGCTGGCCTTTGTTCAGCTTCTGTTTTGTTTAGGTTTTGGGCAGTTTTGTGCAGTGTATCCATCTGTGTGTTGAATAAGTACTATATCAATAGGTCTCGTTGGTTTTGCTCAGCGAGTGAGATATATGT
This Vigna angularis cultivar LongXiaoDou No.4 chromosome 4, ASM1680809v1, whole genome shotgun sequence DNA region includes the following protein-coding sequences:
- the LOC108341955 gene encoding uncharacterized protein LOC108341955 isoform X2, which produces MDLDPRQYENAINDNDIHSVVLSYLIHNCYKESVESFITSTGTKQPADYLEDMDKRKRIFHFALEGNALKAIELTEQLAQDILEKNKDLQFDLLSLHFVELVCSRKCTEALEFAQTKLGPFGKEPKYMEKLEDFMALLAYKEPEKSPMFHLLSLEYRQQVADSLNRAILAHLNLPRYTAMERLIQQATVVRQCLSQEAGKDGPPPFSLKDFLKS
- the LOC108341955 gene encoding uncharacterized protein LOC108341955 isoform X1, whose product is MDLDPRQYENVAINDNDIHSVVLSYLIHNCYKESVESFITSTGTKQPADYLEDMDKRKRIFHFALEGNALKAIELTEQLAQDILEKNKDLQFDLLSLHFVELVCSRKCTEALEFAQTKLGPFGKEPKYMEKLEDFMALLAYKEPEKSPMFHLLSLEYRQQVADSLNRAILAHLNLPRYTAMERLIQQATVVRQCLSQEAGKDGPPPFSLKDFLKS
- the LOC108341239 gene encoding dehydration-responsive element-binding protein 2D, whose protein sequence is MSTMLKSGMKIEEKKLKKTAQASSRKGCMRGKGGPENASCTFKGVRQRTWGKWVAEIREPNRGARLWLGTFETSQDAALAYDAAARKLYGPDAKLNLPDHPVPPVSHFPPPPPPVINTPTPDMENLQQPLMQNNLDIPTCSNFNFNPAVSMASHEVGLTPIYTSDCIVSLPLDTNPKPIATYTKPEGIEGEFSPSWETMTETLPVFDDSIWAEAAMSLDLPLIAAENAIYTPENNNLAADVDMWDPQTPWCM